AAGTGTAAgtgaaaattaaacatttaatgaaaaaaaaagatttgagaATGATGGAAGTGAAAGCAAAACTGTCTAACCATTTGCTAAAAGTAATTCAAAAGTCACAAATTAGCTTTTTTACTTTGCtagtaaaaatattgaaatattgcagaatattaaaaaaaatatacattttatgtcataatgTTGTTTTTTCTTCTTCCAAAGTCCTATAATTTTCTGTTTATTTACAGGTTTCATTGTTTTTTAATCCCTTATTTTCCATCTGAtctcagacttttggaccccactgtTTGCCCTAGTTAGTCTTTTGCTTTGCGACGATAATAACAGACCAAAAGTCTCTCTGATAAAACTTTCATCTTCTTTCTGTAGCTTGCTGACGCAATCTCAGATGATGTTCCTAGCGCGGCATCAAAAACTAAGCACACCAATCCATCAGCTCCTGGTAATGGGGCTCCACCCCCCACTAATCCCGGCTGGCCTGGTGCGGCCCCCGGTGGCCCTCATTTCCCATCCTCAGGAGGCCCTGCCCAACCAACAGCACCCGGCTTCCCTCAGACTGGGCCGTCTGCCCCAGGTCCCTTTCCACCCGGCCCAGGAGCCCCGGGCCAGTTTCCCGGAGCCCCTGCTGCACCGGGTGGATACCCTCCAGGACCAGGCGTACCTGGACAGTTCCCTTCCAACCCTGGAGCTCCAGGACAGTTCCCCTCGATGCCAGGTCAGTTCCCACCAGGTGGAGCACCCATGCAATACCCCGTTCCTGGACAGTTCCCCTCCCCACCTGGGGCTCCACAGGGCCCGTATCCAAACGTGCCTTACCCAACAGGTCCATCTGGGCCTGGGATGTACGGCCCAGGAGGTCCTGGTGCCTTTCCACCAGATGGAGGCCCAGGATATGGAGGAGGAATGTTTCCCCCAGTGCCACAAGGATCCTGGGGTCCACCCGGAGGGGGGTTCCCACCTCAACCTGGCCCTCCAGGAGGCTACGGTCCAGGGCCCATGGGACCATACGGAGGGCCTGCAGCTCCAGGTGGAATGCTGGTAAGCAATTATAACTGTTTGAATgggtctataaggacattttGCATGTGTGATGGGTTGGTTTGGTGACGGCTCTGCTTTATTCTACTGGAGTTTGTTTAATCAGAGTGTTGGTGATACTACAAGCATTGCTTTCAGGGTTGTAGGTTTGCCTCTTGAGGTCTGAGATGCTCCTGCTCTGGTCTCTCTGGATCACAATAAACCTGCAGATCTTAAAATGTGGATCTCAAAAGCTCCTCTTCTTGTTTTTCAGCCACCATATAGACCACCATATTTTTGAACACAATGAACAGCTCAGCCAATCACAGGAGGAGGACGCACCACAGCCATCACAAAGACCCCAAATAACATCCAATCAGAGTTCAGAGTTTTGGACACTGAGCACATAGCTCATGCTGATATATTAGTATATCACCTTTGCAAACAAATGCACATATTTAATGTAGCTGAGCTACTTCTTTCTACACAGTacatttgtgattattattttactttaaagtTCATTGTTTTAATGAAGTTATTGCTTGAAAAAGAGGAAAAATAAATAACGCACTTTGTGTTTATACAACAAACAGATGAAAttggtattattttaattaaaggtTTTTATGGGCTCAATTTATTGTTTGTCAGCATTAGCTTTTGGGGGGGGCAGAGAGGAGTATGAGGACCGACACCTATGATAATCAATTTcagaaatctgaaatattttattttgtatttcatgATCTTATATAAACCTTTTAGCAATTACACTACTCTtctaaagtttggggttggtaatatttaatgtttttgaaagaagtttcttatgcttaccaaagctgcatttatttgatcaacaacacagtaaaacaatataaaatgatacatataaaatgaaatattattacaatttaaaatctgtTTCTGTTTTAATAGTATTTATAGTGTAATATATTCCTGGGatagcaaaactgaattttcaactGTTATTACTAATCTtctcacatgatctttcagaaatcattcagtgTTGTAAACTGttgtatttttgtgaaaaccatgatacGTCTCTTTGCATTCTTtgacaaataaaaagttgaaaagaacagcatttatttgaaatggaactCTTTTGTAACCTCTTGAATTTATGCAGTAACTTTTAATCATAACGAATCATCTTGAATGAAaggatttcttttaaaaacagaccttactgatcccaaacttaagAACAAAAGTGTGTATGAATATTCATGATATACAAAGGCATCTCAAAGCACTTGGATTTTAGTATACTATAAGGTATTATCTCAAATATGTGCTTGTTTGTTCATAAACAGCGTGTATGTTTGTGCGTGTTTGACCACAGCAGGCTTTTTTCACTGAAGGGAATCATGAGTCAGTGGGTGGGGTTTGGAATCAGGGATTGGCAGTTTATGAGATTCGTCACAGTGTTGTCATAGCAAAGTTGTTTATAAACTAGATGTCTTTCTCTCAGTTTCTCATGTGACCTGTGCTGTAGTATTCGCTGGAACAGAAGAAACGGAAAGGGCATGTGTGTTTAGGTCTTTGCTGTTTAGTATACATAGGCTAGTTAGTGATCAGTAAGAGTATTTGATCAAGTTCAAGCTGGAAAATACTCATTTGAATTGTACAATTTAATGTCAGGGGAGGGCTTCATGTTAGTTTGACCACTATGGAAAAGCCCGACATGGAATTTTATGATGGAGAATGGAAGAAACGCAGAGACATCATGGGAAAATTTATTAACAGATGATGAAGACTGTCAAGTCGCTACACTTCATGTGTAAATCGCAGAGCTCTCAGGCTAATAGGGCTGATTCAACATTGATACGATGataatgtatatatttgtgtTTTTTGTGCTTGATAAAGATTTtaattaaaagtttggggttagtacaaattaatttagcAAAGATCTATTAAACTGAtccaacatttataatgttgccaaagatttttatttcaaataaatgctgttcttttgaattttctattaatCATAAAATTCTGTATtacagcagcacaactgtttttaacactaatggtaataagaaatgtttcttgagcaccaaatcagcatattacaatgatacactgaagactggagtaatggtgctgaaaactcagtttgcatcacaggaataaattacattttaaaatgttaaaataggaaatactttaaattgtaataatgattcacaatattactgtttttactgtactttgatcaaataaatgctgccttgttTGACCCCAAGCAAGAACAGTTGTATTTATAAAACTTTACATATATTCTTACTGTAGAGACCTGTTGCAACTGTTAAGAAACTCAAAtaatttgtatgtgtgtgtgttttagccaTTGCCGTACGATCTTCCGCTGCATGCAGGGATAATGCCCAGCCTCCTGATTACTATTGTGGGTGAGCCAGTACCAGGAGGAGACaggtaataaaaaaacaaaacaactataTACAGCATTACTTCTGCATGTCCAAAGCAAACTCTTACTTCCCTTTTTTCAGGTTCCATATAGATTTTGTGAGGGGACATGATGTGGTTTTCCATTTCAACCCTCGTTTCCATGAGAACACCATCGTACGGAACACGCAGTTTGGAGGCTGCTGGGGTCCCGAGGAGAGGGAGGGAGGCTTTCCCTTTGTGCAGGGCAGACAGTTTGAGGTACAGCTTTCTCATTTACTCTTAACATAAGGTATAAGTTCACTTCTGGAATAAAACTTTCcttgtaatttactcacccccatgtgatccaagatgttcatgtctttctttcttcaattgaaaagaaaataaggtttttgaggaaaacattcctgggttttttctccatatagtggacttcaatggggatcagtgggtgcaaattgtttcaatgcagcttcaaagggctctacacgatcccagccaaggaatagaggtcttatctagcgaaacgatgtcattttcaaaaaaaagaaaaaaaaagaaattacatttatatactttttatatacatttattcaggtagtgtagggtgaaaaactccatcacatcattgttttacctttgactttgactttctttgcacaatCGCTTTTAAACACTGGCTTGGTGCTTTCGCCTAcgtcacgcatgacctttccagcatgattacataatgtgtgaggtTGGGCTGGTGCAAGAagtcatttgtggttaaaaagtatatcgatttttattgttttaagaaaatgactaatcttttcactagataagacccttattcctcagctgggaggaatagggccctttgaagctacattgaaactgcaatttgaaccttcaacccgctgactcccattaaagtccaataacttgagaaaaatccttgaatgcttttctcaaaaaccttaatttctttgcaactgaagaaagtaagacatgaacatcttggatgacatggggggtgagtaaagtatcaggaaatttctattctggaagtaaactaatacctcttccaaacctgtatgaatttctagGTGAGTTCACCTGAAATTGAAAATTTGCTAAGAAAAATTAGTCACCCTTGGGCCATCCAAGATTTggtgaaatttagcattacatcactcgcccaccaatggatcctctgcagtgaatgggtgccgtcagactgagagtccaaaaagccgataaaaaaaaatcccaataatccacaagtaatccacacgactccagtccatcaaataATGTTTTGTAAAGTAGAAAGCTCCTTGTTTATAATAAAGAAAtccatttttaaaggggtcatcggatgcaaaactaactgtgtgttggcagtttgtgtacacaaccaccctacaatgataacaatccacccagtggtattttttaaatctttaaaagtaatatccactttttaaaatcagctcattttcagcttcttgtcggtgtgacgaaacacggttgattgacatgagcgccttaccttagacccgccctcaccgagctgaaacagtccgaatacgatcgccattgtgtgactcaggtgcaggggaagactctaattgagcgattgaggtgttctattgatggatgtaataatgaacatagcagtcgtcatttactcctcacatctgagccgctgaagaggtagaggacaacgttactttcatttttaaaaggaaagcgccgatctcGATCTACAtctgcatctatgttcgtgtgaatcattcatgatacagcttcacacacaacagaagtgagtataaaggttttttatgcatctttgcaaatagccattcttaataatgtgcttgttgggaagtttcacagctaaatgcggctaaagtaaacattacagctcgtaatccctcagcagagaggggcggggcgagcagagctcatttgcatttaaagggcccatgcaataaaatgagctgatactttgcagagctgattttgacaaggtaaaagggtgtttttttacactactattgagaatttttaaccaaagtatattagagacttttcattaagaccctaaagaatcatatgaacttgtggaaaatgggcatccgatgacccctttaagatgttttcaacttcaaactgttgcttctggtTAGACACAAGTCCTCTATCCATGATACTGCTTTCTCCAGGGAAAAAGTTGATACTTCTGCATCAGAAGAGAAATATGCTCTGATCAAGCattgtttacaagtgaaaacagtctaaaacagttctaaacaaatatgctgGTGTATGTTGATGTTAGAGGACAACAGAACATTgactttttccactggaggaagtgtCATTATGAATTCTGGactggtattttggccagaaacTATGGTTATTAATTTGAATTATGAATTTCTTTATtataaacatgcagttttttttttttttacttcagaagACTTTAACTGGACTGGAGTCagtgtgaattacttgtgaattattgtttttatcagctgtttaaattctcattctgacggcacccattcactgcagaggatccatggGCAAGCAAGTGATatacaatgctacatttctccagatTTGTCTATCTACATGTTGGATGAGCTGAGTAAATTTtcaacaaatttttatttttgggtaaactattctttTAATCCATATTGGGTTTCAGTTGAGTTTTcataatgtgtttgtgtgtgtgcagctGAAGATCCTGGTGGAGACAGATGGGTTTAAGGTGGCCGTGGATGGCAATCATCTGCTGGAGTTTGAGCACAGAACAGGCGGGATGGAGGATGTCACTCGCCTGCACATAGAGGGAGACCTTGTTCTGTTCAGTGCGGCCCCCAGCATGATCTAAAAGCCAGGGGCGTAGGAGCGATTTGACAAAGTTGAGGTGACACATTACGTTAATGGTTCTTGAAAAGTAAAGATTATCTCCAAAAAGTTGGAACGAACAGAAAACTATAAAAGTTATAATGATATATCTGTTATCTGCCTCTCCACTGCAGATTAGTCAAACTCAAACACATCTAAACAAATGAAATACAGATGTAAAGAAAGTTCCGGCCCATCTGAGAGGTCGCTGATATCACTGATATGTCCGAAGCACCATAACTTTGTTTTTCCTTATTCTCTCCCATCTCAGAATGCATTATGCTAGTTAACCTTTTGCATGTATACTGGAACGTgacaattttgtaaaaaaaaaactaaacgtgTACTATTCAAAACACACCTATTGTATGACCTTCAGTGTTAGGATGGTACAGTACCAAGGCCCATGAGGGGTCATAAACTCTAATTCAGGAAACTGCAGACCAGAGCTGTGACACTGTGCTGAATCACATCAGATCTAAATGGctgaatattattttatttggtaTGGATTTTAGAAAATGATCATTATTTTGAATAAAACAATATTAATGAAATCATTGTGATAATTGAGATAAACAAAtaattatgtttgaataaatgctgtattacCCCAGTTGAAATGTGCTTGGTCAAATGTTGACTGTGGTTAGTTTTTGGTGTCAAACTGACAGCAGTGCATGGTTTTTAAGGCATAGTtctctcaaaaataaaaattctgtcattaattactaaccctcatgtcgttccaaacctgtaagattattgttcatcttgggaacacaaattaagatatttttgatgaaatctaaaagctttctgaccctgcatagacagcaatgcaactactacattcaaggcccagaaaggtactaaggacatcattaaaatagtacatttggcatcagtggtttaaccgcaATTATATGACgcatgcgttgtggtactcttgtgaacatgcAGCGAAGACTGATGCAGAAGacaagaaataaaaatattaacactTATATTATGCAAAACATAGTATCTGACACTCTCTGGGGACCATGATGCTCTTTCCAGTTTTTGACAGATAAAATTCccaacataaaaacaaaacataatcatttaaaaataaaaatgtaataattatatctatctttttcttcctgtaagagtgggccatttgtaaattgtatgggtctggcttccggtctcatctgcatccagctacttttagctgtacaaaacagcttgttttgctgcttgatattacaaattgatgtgtcttaccatattattttaatgtattatcttaattatgaacacactggtttgtagtgcaaacagttttactgtcaactgcacgttgttattcttttcaTTATTTCCCTATGGAGTGTTTAAACGACATGTCATCAGTTGGCCATTTTGGTGGCACAGAACGTAAActatgccactgaaccgaacgaaactccaatattttgctgattattgctgctaaaaaattTTGTCAATTATTCTTATGTTTTGAGCTTTAATAATTGGTCGGACCGGGGGGAAACAACTGTGGGAACAAACGGCAtatgtggttggccaaactgaaccaggatttcaagGGCAAAAtgttgacaacattcatgtttgttcttatcatttctggtcaggtatgtgaaatattaggctaatcctgcttgtatgtatttttaccacctattaactttagtttgtccaaatattgcaccctttcctgcttaataagtccttctctatataatttagcagcctccacacattttttccacatAAATTAGCAAAGCAACATACTCAATAgtacatgctgttgtttacatccgagtatcgccaatatgcccacgcatccaggtaacttaccaaatcgtgacgtaagtgcaagtctcacccataggcttacttctgtgttgaagaaaaaggtagatgtaataaaatataaaataaatataataacagaTGTTTTTTCTGATATAATAGGCAGAATATGAACACAATTTCTGGACACAATGCATTGAagctgtatatttttaatattcagATTCATGAATTGTTCTTTTGAATCTAATGATTCGAACAACATGCACATTCGACTTGTTGACAGCATTTGACTGGTGCAACAGGGTATGGCCAAAGTACTTAAAAATAGCAGAATAGCACAAATCTTACAAATAAAACTTACTGAAAATATGTATGACTTGATTGTATAATGGCTTAAAAACAGTAATTTTCTTTTAGACgagatgtaaattattttaatgtttaatgtgctatttagtttataaaaaatacaataaacaccCTTATTCATTCTAATTTTAGAAAACACAATAAGCATGATTTTGTGCCATCCtatgacatttgtgaccctggaccacaaaaccagtcataggggtcaatttttggaaatcgagatgtatacatcatctgaaagctgtataaataagctttccattgatgcatggtttagtataggacaatatttggccgagatacaactattttgaaaatctgaaatctgagggtgcaaaaaaattaaaatattgagaaaatcacctttaaagttgtccaaatgaagttcttagcaatgcatattactaataaaaaaaaattaagtgttgatatatttagggtagaatatttacaaaatatcttaatggaacatgatcgataattttgacccatactgtgtatttttggctattgctacaaatatacccatgctacttaagactggttttgtggttcaggagcACATTTAATGCAACGTTTGTATATCAGGCAATGAAGTGCACTGTGGAAGTTCCGGTGGTGTCCGTTAGGAGGCAGTGGCGATTGCGTGTATATCCCGACAGCATTAGAA
Above is a genomic segment from Garra rufa chromosome 2, GarRuf1.0, whole genome shotgun sequence containing:
- the lgals3a gene encoding galectin-3 isoform X2; the encoded protein is MADFSLADAISDDVPSAASKTKHTNPSAPGNGAPPPTNPGWPGAAPGGPHFPSSGGPAQPTAPGFPQTGPSAPGPFPPGPGAPGQFPGAPAAPGGYPPGPGVPGQFPSNPGAPGQFPSMPGQFPPGGAPMQYPVPGQFPSPPGAPQGPYPNVPYPTGPSGPGMYGPGGPGAFPPDGGPGYGGGMFPPVPQGSWGPPGGGFPPQPGPPGGYGPGPMGPYGGPAAPGGMLPPYRPPYF
- the lgals3a gene encoding galectin-3 isoform X1 encodes the protein MADFSLADAISDDVPSAASKTKHTNPSAPGNGAPPPTNPGWPGAAPGGPHFPSSGGPAQPTAPGFPQTGPSAPGPFPPGPGAPGQFPGAPAAPGGYPPGPGVPGQFPSNPGAPGQFPSMPGQFPPGGAPMQYPVPGQFPSPPGAPQGPYPNVPYPTGPSGPGMYGPGGPGAFPPDGGPGYGGGMFPPVPQGSWGPPGGGFPPQPGPPGGYGPGPMGPYGGPAAPGGMLPLPYDLPLHAGIMPSLLITIVGEPVPGGDRFHIDFVRGHDVVFHFNPRFHENTIVRNTQFGGCWGPEEREGGFPFVQGRQFELKILVETDGFKVAVDGNHLLEFEHRTGGMEDVTRLHIEGDLVLFSAAPSMI